In a genomic window of Ranitomeya imitator isolate aRanImi1 chromosome 5, aRanImi1.pri, whole genome shotgun sequence:
- the LRRN4 gene encoding leucine-rich repeat neuronal protein 4, with the protein MMFILLLLVCKMGMLMALLSSTDPTVTVSKNLTEERNITDTQCGEQCNVKCHLQNQNLDVLPSCLPTNTEDLNLNFNNITVIRDQDVFVLSKLRIMSLSHNRIKEIHWKIHVLAELESLDLSHNQLSVVPKCLMLKNLTRLSLAGNPILLIHPFAFSSFPSLFFLNLSLTLIGIDSSEDIGGSSFGFYGTEAQEGSLKSLQLLDLSGTYIRRVNYSWIKDLSNLRELHIRRMINMEVLEDDLYAWFPHLQFLDCAGSKRLHYVKMEIFKNLTSLMYLGFKNCSLNYLSPWNISSKSVQIDLRGNPLHCICEDHEWLLSNHENLVLTRPHETFCSYLKGDLPDISMLELHKRCKRSDPNSESEDSVTPSTTMTPDYIQGTTEGVLTPRTIGQKYILTENTIDLMTTGFEIDSTTQSGVVSPNVSPKRNSESSPKELTVSISTSDEPGTPHKFPDSGSSNGNQTEIQRDYTEEYDEEKTQPSVTIVGGKMVACDYDHCRHLQVPCSELQLLKPCLCPGLSGDHIIPDPPLVHGVFEITDSSAQILWCAPNSIVEKYQLVYQPESGVNETVDNIYVTMREYTLYNLAPFTTYTVCVLAFNKKGHSAPTNGSRTPCAEFRTRPSYILLLSILSALGGLFLVTIAVLSACLHKACRNSFVSKYDTRLVSYKNPAFEYQCTIPSYH; encoded by the exons ATGATGTTCATCTTGCTGCTCCTTGTGTGTAAGATGGGAATGTTAATGGCTCTTCTAAGCAGCACAGACCCAACAGTTACTGTCTCCAAAAATCTAACAGAAGAAAGAAATATTACCGACACTCAGTGTGGAGAGCAATGCAATGTGAAATGTCATCTACAGAACCAAAATTTAGATGTGTTACCATCTTGTCTTCCTACAAATACTGAGGACTTGAATTTGAATTTTAACAATATAACTGTAATTCGGGACCAAGATGTGTTTGTTCTTTCTAAACTTCGCATTATGTCTTTATCTCACAACCGAATCAAAGAGATTCACTGGAAAATTCACGTATTGGCTGAACTTGAGTCACTGGATCTAAGCCATAACCAGTTATCAGTTGTACCAAAGTGCCTTATGTTGAAGAATCTCACAAGGCTATCGCTTGCTGGAAATCCCATATTGCTCATCCATCCATTTGCCTTCTCCAGCTTTCCAAGCTTGTTTTTCCTTAATTTATCTTTGACATTGATCGGAATCGATTCATCTGAAGACATTGGTGGGTCATCATTTGGGTTTTATGGAACAGAAGCCCAAGAGGGTTCACTAAAGTCACTCCAATTACTTGATCTAAGTGGTACATACATTAGAAGAG TGAATTATTCATGGATCAAAGATTTATCCAACCTGAGGGAGCTTCATATCAGGAGGATGATTAATATGGAAGTTCTAGAAGATGACCTCTACGCATGGTTCCCACACTTGCAGTTTCTCGACTGTGCAGGATCCAAGAGACTTCACTACGTCAAAATGGAGATATTCAAAAATTTAACAAGTCTTATGTATCTTGGCTTCAAAAA TTGCAGTCTCAATTACCTCTCACCTTGGAACATCAGCTCAAAGTCTGTACAAATTGACCTTCGAGGCAATCCATTACACTGTATTTGTGAAGACCATGAGTGGCTGCTTTCAAACCACGAGAACCTTGTCTTGACAAG gCCACATGAAACTTTCTGCAGTTACTTGAAGGGAGATCTACCAGATATATCAATGCTTGAGCTACATAAGCGATGCAAAAGGAGTGACCCAAATAGTGAAAGCGAAGATTCTGTGACCCCCAGTACCACGATGACTCCTGATTACATACAAGGAACGACAGAAGGCGTATTAACACCACGTACAATAGGACAGAAATATATTCTCACAGAAAACACTATAGATTTAATGACTACGGGTTTTGAAATAGACTCAACAACACAATCTGGTGTGGTCAGTCCAAACGTAAGCCCAAAGCGCAACAGCGAGTCCTCACCTAAAGAACTTACAGTGTCCATCAGCACCAGCGATGAACCAGGAACTCCACACAAGTTTCCGGACAGTGGAAGCTCTAATGGAAACCAAACAGAAATCCAACGAGACTACAcagaagaatatgatgaagaaaagACTCAACCTAGTGTAACAATAGTAGGCGGCAAAATGGTGGCGTGTGACTATGACCATTGTAGACATCTTCAGGTTCCTTGCTCTGAGCTTCAATTACTAAAACCATGCTTGTGCCCTGGACTTTCAGGAGACCATATAATTCCAGACCCCCCGCTAGTACATGGAGTATTCGAGATAACAGACTCGTCGGCACAGATACTTTGGTGTGCCCCGAATTCCATAGTGGAAAAGTACCAGTTAGTTTATCAACCCGAGAGTGGCGTGAATGAAACGGTTGATAACATTTACGTGACAATGAGAGAGTACACTCTGTATAACCTAGCGCCATTTACTACATATACCGTGTGTGTATTGGCTTTTAATAAGAAAGGGCACAGTGCTCCAACAAACGGCTCGAGAACTCCCTGCGCTGAATTCAGGACCAGACCCAGTTACATCCTCCTCCTGTCCATATTAAGTGCTCTCGGAGGCTTGTTTCTGGTCACCATTGCGGTGCTCTCTGCTTGCCTACACAAAGCCTGTAGAAATAGCTTTGTCAGTAAGTACGATACTCGCCTTGTGTCCTATAAGAACCCCGCATTTGAGTATCAGTGTACCATCCCATCTTATCATTAA